One Rissa tridactyla isolate bRisTri1 chromosome 1, bRisTri1.patW.cur.20221130, whole genome shotgun sequence DNA segment encodes these proteins:
- the KLHL35 gene encoding kelch-like protein 35 isoform X2 → MHRMMKEESSFRTSSLENATRDPSKEKLHMKLCSGSCHAEQILQTLNSYRQSGIFTDVVLLIDGQEFPCHRATLSANSTYFQAMFGGNLKEGHQDIINIQKISASTMSLLLDYMYGGNIIIQEDNVESILELSDLLQISKLRDACVTFLEGQLHPCNCLGIMKFADSFSIASLTEKSKRFMLECFVEVSSHEEFLEMGVKELVEYLSDEQLVVPKEEVVFEAVMRWVRHDIPARKGALKDLLEHVRLPLLDPTYFLEKVEMDGLIQDSKECIPLLHEARKYYILGNEVSSLRSRPRRFMELAEVIIVIGGCDKKGLLKLPFTDLYHPKSRQWTALSSVPGYTKSEFAACTLKNDVYISGGHISSNDVWVLNSQLNVWIKVACLQKGRWRHKMATLQGKIYAVGGFDGFYRLSSVECYDTFSNSWSTLAPLPQAVSSAAVVSCLNKLYVLGGAVDDTANTDKCYNPEDNKWTLLSPTPFYQRCISAVCLDNIIYVVGGLLSKIFSYDPRKDSWQEVATLPGPLESCGLTVCGGKIYILGGRDENGEGTDKAFTFDPVTGTVEQQPPLQRCTSYHGCVTILQRMNR, encoded by the exons ATGCATCGAATGATGAAAGAAGAATCAAGTTTCAGGACAAGCAGCCTGGAAAATGCAACGCGGGACCCGAGCAAAGAAAAGCTGCACATGAAGCTCTGCAGCGGGTCCTGCCACGCTGAGCAAATCCTCCAGACGCTGAACTCCTACCGGCAGAGCGGTATCTTCACAGACGTGGTGCTATTAATTGATGGACAAGAATTTCCCTGTCACCGTGCCACTTTGTCAGCCAACAGCACCTATTTCCAGGCCATGTTTGGTGGCAATCTCAAGGAAGGCCACCAGGATATCATTAATATTCAAAAGATTTCCGCTTCCACGATGTCTCTTCTTCTTGATTATATGTATGGGGGGAACATTATAATTCAGGAGGACAACGTTGAAAGCATCTTGGAACTGTCTGACTTGCTGCAGATCTCCAAGCTCAGAGATGCTTGTGTCACCTTCCTTGAAGGCCAGCTTCACCCATGCAACTGTTTGGGCATCATGAAGTTTGCTGATTCATTCTCCATTGCATCTCTGACAGAAAAGAGCAAGAGGTTCATGCTGGAGTGTTTTGTGGAGGTGTCATCTCATGAAGAGTTCTTGGAGATGGGTGTGAAGGAGCTGGTTGAATATCTATCTGATGAGCAGCTGGTGGTCCCCaaggaggaagtggtctttgaagcAGTCATGCGCTGGGTACGGCATGACATACCAGCCAGGAAGGGAGCCTTGAAGGACCTCCTTGAGCATGTGCGTCTGCCCCTGCTTGACCCCACCTACTTCCTGGAGAAGGTGGAAATGGATGGACTCATCCAGGACTCGAAGGAGTGCATTCCTCTGCTGCACGAGGCCCGCAAGTACTACATCCTTGGGAATGAGGTCAGCTCTTTGCGATCAAGGCCCAGAAG GTTCatggagctggcggaagtcatcaTTGTCATTGGGGGCTGTGATAAGAAAGGCCTTCTGAAGCTGCCCTTCACGGACCTCTACCACCCAAAGAGCAGGCAGTGGACAGCCCTCTCCAGCGTGCCCGGCTACACCAAGTCAGAGTTTGCTGCCTGCACACTGAAGAACGATGTGTACATATCAG GAGGACACATCAGCAGCAACGATGTTTGGGTGTTGAACTCCCAGCTGAACGTCTGGATCAAAGTTGCTTGTCTGCAGAAAGGCCGATGGAGGCACAAAATGGCAACACTTCAGGGTAAG ATCTACGCTGTGGGAGGCTTTGATGGTTTTTACCGCCTCTCTAGCGTGGAGTGCTATGACACGTTCTCCAACAGCTGGTCAACCTTGGCCCCGCTGCCTCAAGCTGTGAGCTCGGCTGCTGTGGTCTCCTGCCTGAACAAGCTCTATGTGCTGGGCGGTGCTGTGGATGACACTGCTAACACTGACAAG TGCTACAATCCAGAGGACAACAAGTGGACGCTCTTGTCTCCGACCCCTTTTTACCAGAGGTGCATCAGTGCTGTCTGCTTGGACAACATCATTTATGTTGTAGGTGGACTCCTCAGTAAAATCTTCAGCTACGATCCAAGGAAAGACAGCTGGCAAGAAGTGGCCACCCTCCCTGGGCCTCTG GAGAGCTGTGGCCTGACGGTGTGTGGAGGGAAGATTTACATCCTGGGTGGCCGAGATGAGAACGGGGAAGGCACGGACAAAGCCTTCACTTTCGACCCGGTGACGGGGACTGTGGAGCAGCAGCCGCCGCTGCAGCGCTGCACCAGTTATCACGGCTGTGTGACCATCCTGCAGCGCATGAACAGATGA
- the KLHL35 gene encoding kelch-like protein 35 isoform X1: MHRMMKEESSFRTSSLENATRDPSKEKLHMKLCSGSCHAEQILQTLNSYRQSGIFTDVVLLIDGQEFPCHRATLSANSTYFQAMFGGNLKEGHQDIINIQKISASTMSLLLDYMYGGNIIIQEDNVESILELSDLLQISKLRDACVTFLEGQLHPCNCLGIMKFADSFSIASLTEKSKRFMLECFVEVSSHEEFLEMGVKELVEYLSDEQLVVPKEEVVFEAVMRWVRHDIPARKGALKDLLEHVRLPLLDPTYFLEKVEMDGLIQDSKECIPLLHEARKYYILGNEVSSLRSRPRRFMELAEVIIVIGGCDKKGLLKLPFTDLYHPKSRQWTALSSVPGYTKSEFAACTLKNDVYISGGHISSNDVWVLNSQLNVWIKVACLQKGRWRHKMATLQGKIYAVGGFDGFYRLSSVECYDTFSNSWSTLAPLPQAVSSAAVVSCLNKLYVLGGAVDDTANTDKVQCYNPEDNKWTLLSPTPFYQRCISAVCLDNIIYVVGGLLSKIFSYDPRKDSWQEVATLPGPLESCGLTVCGGKIYILGGRDENGEGTDKAFTFDPVTGTVEQQPPLQRCTSYHGCVTILQRMNR; this comes from the exons ATGCATCGAATGATGAAAGAAGAATCAAGTTTCAGGACAAGCAGCCTGGAAAATGCAACGCGGGACCCGAGCAAAGAAAAGCTGCACATGAAGCTCTGCAGCGGGTCCTGCCACGCTGAGCAAATCCTCCAGACGCTGAACTCCTACCGGCAGAGCGGTATCTTCACAGACGTGGTGCTATTAATTGATGGACAAGAATTTCCCTGTCACCGTGCCACTTTGTCAGCCAACAGCACCTATTTCCAGGCCATGTTTGGTGGCAATCTCAAGGAAGGCCACCAGGATATCATTAATATTCAAAAGATTTCCGCTTCCACGATGTCTCTTCTTCTTGATTATATGTATGGGGGGAACATTATAATTCAGGAGGACAACGTTGAAAGCATCTTGGAACTGTCTGACTTGCTGCAGATCTCCAAGCTCAGAGATGCTTGTGTCACCTTCCTTGAAGGCCAGCTTCACCCATGCAACTGTTTGGGCATCATGAAGTTTGCTGATTCATTCTCCATTGCATCTCTGACAGAAAAGAGCAAGAGGTTCATGCTGGAGTGTTTTGTGGAGGTGTCATCTCATGAAGAGTTCTTGGAGATGGGTGTGAAGGAGCTGGTTGAATATCTATCTGATGAGCAGCTGGTGGTCCCCaaggaggaagtggtctttgaagcAGTCATGCGCTGGGTACGGCATGACATACCAGCCAGGAAGGGAGCCTTGAAGGACCTCCTTGAGCATGTGCGTCTGCCCCTGCTTGACCCCACCTACTTCCTGGAGAAGGTGGAAATGGATGGACTCATCCAGGACTCGAAGGAGTGCATTCCTCTGCTGCACGAGGCCCGCAAGTACTACATCCTTGGGAATGAGGTCAGCTCTTTGCGATCAAGGCCCAGAAG GTTCatggagctggcggaagtcatcaTTGTCATTGGGGGCTGTGATAAGAAAGGCCTTCTGAAGCTGCCCTTCACGGACCTCTACCACCCAAAGAGCAGGCAGTGGACAGCCCTCTCCAGCGTGCCCGGCTACACCAAGTCAGAGTTTGCTGCCTGCACACTGAAGAACGATGTGTACATATCAG GAGGACACATCAGCAGCAACGATGTTTGGGTGTTGAACTCCCAGCTGAACGTCTGGATCAAAGTTGCTTGTCTGCAGAAAGGCCGATGGAGGCACAAAATGGCAACACTTCAGGGTAAG ATCTACGCTGTGGGAGGCTTTGATGGTTTTTACCGCCTCTCTAGCGTGGAGTGCTATGACACGTTCTCCAACAGCTGGTCAACCTTGGCCCCGCTGCCTCAAGCTGTGAGCTCGGCTGCTGTGGTCTCCTGCCTGAACAAGCTCTATGTGCTGGGCGGTGCTGTGGATGACACTGCTAACACTGACAAG GTCCAGTGCTACAATCCAGAGGACAACAAGTGGACGCTCTTGTCTCCGACCCCTTTTTACCAGAGGTGCATCAGTGCTGTCTGCTTGGACAACATCATTTATGTTGTAGGTGGACTCCTCAGTAAAATCTTCAGCTACGATCCAAGGAAAGACAGCTGGCAAGAAGTGGCCACCCTCCCTGGGCCTCTG GAGAGCTGTGGCCTGACGGTGTGTGGAGGGAAGATTTACATCCTGGGTGGCCGAGATGAGAACGGGGAAGGCACGGACAAAGCCTTCACTTTCGACCCGGTGACGGGGACTGTGGAGCAGCAGCCGCCGCTGCAGCGCTGCACCAGTTATCACGGCTGTGTGACCATCCTGCAGCGCATGAACAGATGA